Part of the Aggregatilinea lenta genome, TGGGGCAGCCGCGCCCCGGCCAGCAGCGACCATACCGCATACCCGCCCGCGAGGCTGAACAGGATCCAGCCCTGGTAATAGAGCTTGAACACGGTGTTCATGCGCACGCTGAAATTATCGCGCAAATAGACGAAATCGGGCACGAGCACCAGCACCGCGCCCGCGCCGACCAGCAGCAGCGCGAAGGCCGTCGCCGGGTGGTACGCGGGGGGCGCCATCTCATCGCCTTCCGCCGCCGCAGCAGACCGGGCGAACAGCCGCCCGACTACCAGCGCGATCAGCGCCAGCAGCCACAACTCGGTCGGCAGGCCCACGAGCCGCCGCCGGAATACGTCCGGCAAGATGTCGCCTAACCCGGCCACGCCGCCGTACACCGCGTACACTGCGCCGCGCACGTCCTCGCGGTTCCAGGCGATCACGCCCAGCACCGCCGCCAGCACGACGACCGTGCCCGCGACCAGCGCCGCCGTCAGCAGCGCGGCGGTCCAGTTATAGCGCTTCCCGGCGCGGACCGCTTCCACCGCCGCGAACACGGTCAGGATCACCAGGAAGGTCCCGAACTGCAGGAACATCTGCTGCCACTGCGTCGGGTAGATGGCGTTGGGCAGCAGCCCGCCCGCCTGCGACGCGAAGCTGATGATCCACGGCAGGTAAAAGATTACGGTCAGCGCGCCCAGCCGCGCGCCGAACCACAGGATGCCCGCCCAATCGTCGCCGGTCAGCCAGCGCGATCCGCGCCGGATCAGCCGTCGCAGCGCGTCCGCGCCGACCAGCAGCACGAGGTAGGCCGCGTCCCACGAGTTGAGGAAGACCATGCCGCCGACCCACACCGCGTACAACGCCACCTCCCCGCCGGACGGATCGGTGCCGCGCAGCACGAGGTTGAGCGCCAGCGCCACGGCCAGCACCGCGAACGGCAGCGCCAGCACGTGCGGATGCATGTCGGCCAGCACGAAGCTGAACGCGGGGAATTCGGCAATGGGCTGCGCGCCGACCGGGGAACCGTCCAGATTGCGATCCTGGATCACGCGGCTGTAGCGGAACCACCACCAGTACCAGGGGTTCGTCGCCGTGTCCCATGAGACGAACTCGTCGTCCCAGTTGGCGACTGTGTCGTGGTCCCAGTCGGGGATCTGCCCGTCCTGGACGCCTTCGCGCTCGGCCACGTCCCAGAAGTCAAAGTACCCCTGGTCCACCACGCTGGATGCCGTGCCGCGATAGGGCAGCTCGACCAGCGCCGTGCCCAGGTTGCCCATCAGGATCAGGAAGACCAGCGCCAGCGCGCCAGCGCCCAATGCCGCCGCGCGACTCCCGCCCCGCAGCAAGCCGAGCGGTCCACCCGCGCGCACCATGTTGTAGACCACGCCCAACGCGCCAACGCCCGCCTGCGCGAACAGGAACGCCAGCATCAGGTCGAAGCCGACGCCGCTGTTCACGCTCGCCAGGTCGGAGAGCATCGCGGCCATGACGTAGCCGAAGTAGTAGTAGCTGATCGCGTAGCCGCTCAGCCAGCCGTCATGCGGCGGGAAAGTCGCACTGGCGCGGATGCTGTTGAGGAACATGATTTCCATCGGCTTTTCGGTGCTGGCCATTTCCGGGTTGTGCGCCCGGAAGTAGCTCCAGCCGACGAACAGCAGCGCGAACAGCAGCTCGCTGACGCCGATCAGCGCGGCGTGCTCGCGCAGCCACGCGCCGATCGGGGGGCGGTCGTCCCCACGGAAGAAGACGGTCAGGCTCAGCGCGAGCACGGCCAGCCACGCGAAGATCATGCTGCCCGGCGTGTTGTCCAGCAGCCCGACGCTCGCCAGGAACCAGAACACGAACGCGGTCAGCATGACGCCCGCTGCGCGCGCCACGGTATAGCCCCGGTCCGGCAGCCCGCCGAGCACGCGGGCCAGCAGCGGCCACACCGCCGCTCCGGCCAGCGTGACCAACAGCCACCACGCCACGATATCGCCGCCTTCGCGGCCCAGCCAATCCAGCATCGCGTCCAATCCTAAACAGCAGCTTTCAGCGGTTAAGTAGACAATCGAAAGAAATGAGCGAAAAAACCTCACCCCTGGTTCCTCTCCAATCTGATTGGAGAGGGGAAATGGGGCCGGGGGTTAAGGGGTGAGGTAAATCACGCTACCCCAAGCATGTGCCAGATCTTTTCGACAAGTCACTTAACCGTTCGCCCCTACCCCACCGGCACAGCGATCTCGTTGCCGGACGGCGCATCGAGCGTCAGCGACTCCGGCAGGGCCGCGCCCGGCACGACGTGGTAAACCTTATTCAAGTACACGGCCTCTGCCGGACATTCCTCAACATTCAGCAGCAAACAGCCGGGATCTTCGTATGCAATCTCCAGCAGACCCAGGTCCACCATCTGGTCGAACTTCGCCAGACTGTCCGCGTGGCCCGCCGTTTGCAGGCCCGTCGTCGTGTCGGTCAGGATGTCGCCGTATGTCGCGCGCTCCAGCAGCCCCACGACGATGTACTCCACGTCGTAGAAGTCGATCAGCCGCCACGCCGTCTCGATGCCCATCGCGCCGGTCGAGGTGTAAAACGCGTTGATGTTGTTCTCGCGCGTCTGGATCAGCACGTCCATCTGCGGCAGGCTGTGCTGCTGGATCTGGTGGAAGCGCCAGCCGAGGATCGTCGGCAGGCCGGTGTAAATGCTGATGCGCCCGTTCCAGTGATATTCGGATGGGTACTGGTGCGCCTCCATGGCCACCGGGGAGCCTTCGACGTTGGCCTGGAACCAGCGGATCATCTGGTAATCGTCTTCCAGGCTGAACCACACGCCGTTTTCGCCGTGCGTCGTGTATTTCATATACTCCATGCCGTCCAGCGTCAGCGGCGTCTCGGCAGCGTTGAAGCGGTCCATGAAGCGGCCCTGCGTCGCCAGGATTGGGTACAGCAGGCCGATCGTCAGCAGCACTGCCATCAC contains:
- a CDS encoding DUF2298 domain-containing protein — protein: MLDWLGREGGDIVAWWLLVTLAGAAVWPLLARVLGGLPDRGYTVARAAGVMLTAFVFWFLASVGLLDNTPGSMIFAWLAVLALSLTVFFRGDDRPPIGAWLREHAALIGVSELLFALLFVGWSYFRAHNPEMASTEKPMEIMFLNSIRASATFPPHDGWLSGYAISYYYFGYVMAAMLSDLASVNSGVGFDLMLAFLFAQAGVGALGVVYNMVRAGGPLGLLRGGSRAAALGAGALALVFLILMGNLGTALVELPYRGTASSVVDQGYFDFWDVAEREGVQDGQIPDWDHDTVANWDDEFVSWDTATNPWYWWWFRYSRVIQDRNLDGSPVGAQPIAEFPAFSFVLADMHPHVLALPFAVLAVALALNLVLRGTDPSGGEVALYAVWVGGMVFLNSWDAAYLVLLVGADALRRLIRRGSRWLTGDDWAGILWFGARLGALTVIFYLPWIISFASQAGGLLPNAIYPTQWQQMFLQFGTFLVILTVFAAVEAVRAGKRYNWTAALLTAALVAGTVVVLAAVLGVIAWNREDVRGAVYAVYGGVAGLGDILPDVFRRRLVGLPTELWLLALIALVVGRLFARSAAAAEGDEMAPPAYHPATAFALLLVGAGAVLVLVPDFVYLRDNFSVRMNTVFKLYYQGWILFSLAGGYAVWSLLAGARLPQRKAANDTAPLALVGRVAFGAVVIVLVGAGLIYTYFAVRSRGVYEANNTDTLTLDGRSSMITRGEYEATMCLADLVPKSDSIVLVESSCNCGYQPQIGRVSGLTGVPTLLGWANHEGQWRGDTYEEVTDARTENGEFRDRMTDIGDLYTTRDWDEAWSIIDRYGIDYVVVGNAERQLIATMGGSNESLLRDYQQGLAKFAQVMTPVCQNDTMAIYRVAPN